CACGATGAGGTGTTCGCGCACGGGCCGTACCCGGTCACGCCTTAAGCCCGGCCCGCACCTTGCGCTCGTGGCGGAGCAGCCAGTCCTTCCGCCACAAGCCACCGCCATAACCCGTCAACGAGCCATCCGCGCCGATGACGCGGTGGCACGGGATGACGATGGCCAGCTGGTTCGCGCCGTTGGCGCGTGCCGCGGCGCGCACGGCGGTATGGCGGCCGGCCTGGGCGGCCAGTTCGGCATAGCTGCAGGTCGTTCCTGGTGCGATCGCTACCAGTTCATCCCAGATCGCTTTGGTAAACGCCGAGCCATGAAGCACCCGCCGCGTGGTGAACGCCTGGCAGGTGCCAGCGAAGTAGGCGGCAAGCTCCGCCTCGATCTGGTCGATGACCGGGGTGCGGCCAAAAGTGATGGCGGAACGGGTAGCCTCGCGCAGCTTTTTCAGTTCCGCCGACAGCCCGGTCCGGTCGAAGAACTCGAGCAGGTGCAAGGCATGGTGATCGGCCACAGCCAGCATGTCGCCGATGGGCGTAGGGATCCAGGCGGCTTTCAGCAGCTCGCGGCCGCGCAAATGAACGGGGCTATCACCCAGCAGGCGCACCACGGCATCTCGGAACCCGCTACCTGATGCGTAACCCGCCGCCTGCTGGGCATCGATCACCCGCTGGCCGGCGCCGAGTTCATCCAGGCCTCGTCCCGCACGGCGCAGGCGTGCCATGTCCAGGAAGGTCAGGCCCAACTGGCGCT
Above is a genomic segment from Luteibacter aegosomatissinici containing:
- a CDS encoding bifunctional transcriptional activator/DNA repair enzyme AdaA, giving the protein MLFDLPDHDVLYRALLERDPAYDGHVYVGVTSTGVFCRLTCPARKPNIENTRFFDSVAGCFEAGFRPCLRCRPLDPIGQREPVVSALLRALEDEPERVWSEDDLVGMGYDPSTVRRTFKRQLGLTFLDMARLRRAGRGLDELGAGQRVIDAQQAAGYASGSGFRDAVVRLLGDSPVHLRGRELLKAAWIPTPIGDMLAVADHHALHLLEFFDRTGLSAELKKLREATRSAITFGRTPVIDQIEAELAAYFAGTCQAFTTRRVLHGSAFTKAIWDELVAIAPGTTCSYAELAAQAGRHTAVRAAARANGANQLAIVIPCHRVIGADGSLTGYGGGLWRKDWLLRHERKVRAGLKA